GCAAGCAGCTCTTTAATCAAGCTTTTGATATTGCAGATCGGCTTTACATCACCGAGATTGATTTAGACATTGACGGCGGAGATACTTTCTTCGAGGTTCCGGATGCATCCGAATGGAAAGAGGTGGAGCGTACTCCAGGATCTGAGGGTGATATCACATTCAATTTCATTACGCTAGAGCGGAAATAAAAAAGGACTCCGAGGAGTCCTTTTTTAAGCCACATTAAATCACTGAACAACAATCTTTGCATCCTTAGCAATCTAACTTAAAAATTCATATTGCTTTCTTTGAGTCAACGCAGCACGAATAGCAGGCTTTGCTTGCTCTAGCGCAGGTGGCTTAGTCGATCTTTTATCTTCGAGCTTGATCAAATACCAACCTTGTTGCATTTGGATTGGGGTCTGTGAAACCTGGCCCTTAGCAAGACTAGTTAAGACGCTCGCTAACTGAGGGGTAACTTGCCCAGCTTGAATCCATCCTACCGCTCCCCCTTGAGCCTTATTGGGTGCTAAAGAAACACTTTTTGCTACCTTATCAAATGACTCCCTTTTTTAATACGAGCCAATGCAGCCTGAGCATCCGCTTCTGAGGCAACTGCAATATCACTCACCTTGTATTCATTAATCATTCCCTGAGGGCCGAGGGATGCAATCTCATTTTTGTATTGAGCTTCAACATCGGCGTCTGTAACTGGATTTTTTGCCATGTATATAGAGAGCTCTAAATCCGCCAAATAATTCTGACGAATCATCAGCAATTGTGTACTGGCTCTTTCAGAATTCGCCAGACCATCCTTTTCAGCCTGTTGAGCAAGCAATAACACTTCAATGAACTTTTGAATTACAGCCTTACGCAACTCTGGGGAATCTTTTTGCCCCTGGGAAATGGCAACCTTAATACCCTGCTCCACCATGTCATTGGTAATAATGGTTCCATTCACAGAGGCTGCAGCATTGATTGGTAACCCACTTTGTTGAGCATAAGCGCCACATACAAATGCGCTGGTCAATACTCCAACAGCAATAAATGCGAATGAACAAGAGATTGAATACAAAAGGTTTCATAAGGATTTAGTCTTTCTAATAATTAGCCTCAATATTAACAGCAGACATTCTGCGCACCCTAATACACCAAGCTAAAATGCCATGATGTGCGTTCAATACATCACTACTGTCAATATTGGTTGGGTTAAGTCCCACTTTGATCTTGACCTGCCAATGAGCAGCGTACTTGAAGTATTTCCAACCTACCCCGGCCCCATCATTCTCAAAAGCCACAACACCAACCGAACCGCCATAGGTTTAGCGCGTTTTGGCCTGATACCTTCATGGGCAAAAGAGGAGACCTTTGGTAGAAAAACCTATAACACTAGGGTGGAGACGGTAGATCAAAAACCATCCTATAGACATGCTTGGTCGCAACGTCATTACGCGTTAACTTTAGCGGATGCTTTTTACGAACCCTGCTATAAATCAGGTAAAGCAATACGCACTGCAATCAAACAAGCGAATCAAGAGCCCATGGCAATTGCTTCTATCTGGGATACCTGGACCGAGCCAGAAACCGGGGAACTCATAGCCTCGTTTTCAATGCTAACAATTGATGCAAGTGCTCACCCAGTAATGCAACGCATGCATAAACCTGAAGATGAGAAACGCACAGTAGTTCCATTAAAGCCCGAACTATTCGATGCATGGCTTAATGCAACACCAGAAGAAGCACGCGCCTTACTTCATTTAAATTCAATGCCTGAGTTAATTATACTGTCTAGCTAGGGAATTGAGTTTCTTCTAAAGACTCTAAAAACTAATGACGGGACTCATAGGCTGATAGGGTTCAGCTGATTCCGCTTCTAGAGCCTCAGCCTCTTCCTCACCCTTCGATTGACTATAGTATTTCGAATCTATTGAAGGCTTCTTGGAAGGATCCATTTGTTTTGCATTCGGAGCAACCGGTCAAAATGGACCCTCAACAGGAGTAAGAGGCTGACTATTAAACTCGTTGATCTCTTGCGGAGTATGGAGAGTATGTCTGCATTCCTGCGTTCGGCGAAGGGCTTTGAGCCCATGCGCAGAAGCTCATGAATAACGGGCAAGGGATTAATCCGATAAGGTATTTAGACATAGGCACCATTGTAGGTGAGGTGGGTCATTTACTTTCCCTTCAATTAATTACAATGCCAAGATGTATTTATATCGAGTCCTTGCGCTAGCCTTATTGCTGCTTCCATCTATTTGCTTGGCGGTAGATTTGCAGCCCAATGATATCGTCGCGCCACTACCAGGCAAAAGTCATGCGATGTTTAGTTATCTCAATACAGGGAGCGGCACTTTCTACAAAAATGGTTCGGCTATCTCGTCCAAACCCTTTGTCAGCCCCGATATCAATACTCAAAGCGCTATAGCTCGTATCAGTACGAGTTATTCCATCATGGATTTGCCAGGGATTTCTTATCTCCAGATCCCCTATGGATCGATTAAGCCCACTGGATCTCTTGCAGAATATTCTGCAACTACTGGCTTTGGCGACCTCACCTTTGCTACCGCAGTATGGCCTTATGCGGACAGAGAAAAAAGGCGGTACTTTGGCATAGCTGGCTATCTAACTGCACCGACAGGAAGTTATAACAGTCAGCAAGTTTTTAATGTTAGCGAGAACCGCTATAAAACAGATATTCAAATGGGCTATCAGCAACCCATTATTGAAAATTTGGATGGGATGATTGCCGTCGACACGATGTGGTTTGGAGGCAATAGTCAGTGCGCTGCCGCGTGTTTCTCAACAAACAATACCTCGCTAAATCAGAAAATACTCACCACCACACAGCTTGGGCCTATTTATAAGATTAATCAAACCTACACTCTAGGTGCCTCCTATTTCTATGTGGCAAGTGGCGCCACCACAATTGGTAACACCTATCAAAACAATGTTGTGAATACACAGCGCTTGTTGCTGAGCGCTTTGGCACATTACCCATTTGGCAGAATCAGCCTTCAATACGGACGTGACATGGAAATTAAAAATGGCTTCATTGAAACCCGTCGCTTGATCGTTCGCTACACAACCGAGTTTTAAGTTTTTTATACTCGCTTGCGCTGGATAAGATGTTTAATCATCGGCAGTCGGCAGGCAAG
The nucleotide sequence above comes from Polynucleobacter necessarius. Encoded proteins:
- a CDS encoding SurA N-terminal domain-containing protein, translated to MYSISCSFAFIAVGVLTSAFVCGAYAQQSGLPINAAASVNGTIITNDMVEQGIKVAISQGQKDSPELRKAVIQKFIEVLLLAQQAEKDGLANSERASTQLLMIRQNYLADLELSIYMAKNPVTDADVEAQYKNEIASLGPQGMINEYKVSDIAVASEADAQAALARIKKGSHLIR
- a CDS encoding SOS response-associated peptidase; this translates as MMCVQYITTVNIGWVKSHFDLDLPMSSVLEVFPTYPGPIILKSHNTNRTAIGLARFGLIPSWAKEETFGRKTYNTRVETVDQKPSYRHAWSQRHYALTLADAFYEPCYKSGKAIRTAIKQANQEPMAIASIWDTWTEPETGELIASFSMLTIDASAHPVMQRMHKPEDEKRTVVPLKPELFDAWLNATPEEARALLHLNSMPELIILSS
- a CDS encoding transporter, whose amino-acid sequence is MYLYRVLALALLLLPSICLAVDLQPNDIVAPLPGKSHAMFSYLNTGSGTFYKNGSAISSKPFVSPDINTQSAIARISTSYSIMDLPGISYLQIPYGSIKPTGSLAEYSATTGFGDLTFATAVWPYADREKRRYFGIAGYLTAPTGSYNSQQVFNVSENRYKTDIQMGYQQPIIENLDGMIAVDTMWFGGNSQCAAACFSTNNTSLNQKILTTTQLGPIYKINQTYTLGASYFYVASGATTIGNTYQNNVVNTQRLLLSALAHYPFGRISLQYGRDMEIKNGFIETRRLIVRYTTEF